Sequence from the Sulfuricurvum sp. IAE1 genome:
TGCTTTTGAGGCGCCGATATTCCCCGATCGCTTCGGGAAGTTCGAGCGTACTCATGTGTTCGATGATAAAGAGTTTGGCCAGATGCGGGGGAAACGCGGCGATCAGATCGAGCGTTTTGTCGTAAATCTCTTCCATCCCTTCGCGGTAGGCAAAGGGGGGATCGACATAGACAAAAGCGCTTTCGCCGAGGCTTTCAAGCCTTTTTTTCACCTGTGCGACATTCGAAAAACTGTCCCCTTCGAACACTTCGCAGGCGGCAGGATCGGTCTGGGCGATATTCTGGCGAAGCGTTTTAATCGCATCGCGGTCTTTTTCCATGAACAGAATCTTTTTCGCCCCCCGGCTGAGCGCTTCGAGCCCTACCGAACCGCTTCCGGAGAACACTTCGACCAGTACGGCATCGATGACGTCGAACTGGATCGTGTTGAAAAACGACTCGAGGACGATCGCTTTGGAACTGCGGGTCGTCTCCTTGGAAGGGAGGCAAAGCGTTTTGCCTTTGAATTTCCCCGCAATGATTTTTTTGGTGAGAGGAGGATTATTTTTCATAAAACGCCCGTATCGCCTTGAGGATATTAGCCTGGTATTCGC
This genomic interval carries:
- the rsmD gene encoding 16S rRNA (guanine(966)-N(2))-methyltransferase RsmD, whose product is MKNNPPLTKKIIAGKFKGKTLCLPSKETTRSSKAIVLESFFNTIQFDVIDAVLVEVFSGSGSVGLEALSRGAKKILFMEKDRDAIKTLRQNIAQTDPAACEVFEGDSFSNVAQVKKRLESLGESAFVYVDPPFAYREGMEEIYDKTLDLIAAFPPHLAKLFIIEHMSTLELPEAIGEYRRLKSKKFGKTSLTYYA